A genome region from Eremothecium cymbalariae DBVPG#7215 chromosome 4, complete sequence includes the following:
- the IVY1 gene encoding Ivy1p (similar to Ashbya gossypii ABR197W), with protein sequence MVMSPTHYAPHLSEFYSIFDNQEDQERQQQTKPRGEHAESIELGLQQEAYRRGGKRSMSLAESADSFSQMRRPSSIRSTSTSITDLQTLITKKDMSQTNDMMNKLVDEVGDYALSLVGNAAKASNVAFALENMAHLKGCNDDSADKFLNASGVFHLLANHDRIIANLVTETLVPSLRERISLFSTGYKGNELSFKKRFRDETTKLKLQERYNIELAKRKNRNLFSYRESLMNMQHLLDSLEALKHDYYQDSYDLVESSCKDVLKDFATLTRAQIEISENLARKGWSGGGLDNLIVDAEDPFSKDKEDTDDSDLYRTSNGGEPGESHEDADAGDFSESLPSDKTVNITTNPNEDDISKNDCSANRHSEANITPVSSAVNHTITPSSFKIDSYDGVENLEGFKTNTLVDYSFSLPATGSKSQSHENKSNGESDRQRYHTVPSIPEEIETSDNSSSRLVSGVSKLDITEVSTDD encoded by the coding sequence ATGGTTATGTCCCCGACTCATTATGCACCCCATTTGTCAGAGTTCTACTCGATTTTTGACAATCAGGAAGATCAGGAGCGACAGCAACAAACTAAGCCCAGGGGTGAACATGCAGAATCTATTGAGCTAGGTTTGCAACAGGAGGCGTATAGGAGAGGAGGTAAACGATCGATGTCGCTGGCAGAATCGGCGGATAGTTTTTCTCAGATGCGCAGACCTTCATCGATACGGTCtacttcaacttcaataaCAGATTTGCAGACGCTAATTACGAAGAAAGACATGTCTCAAACCAATGATATGATGAACAAACTGGTGGATGAAGTTGGTGACTACGCATTAAGTCTGGTGGGAAATGCCGCCAAAGCCAGCAATGTTGCGTTTGCATTGGAAAACATGGCACATTTGAAGGGTTGTAATGATGACTCTGCTGACAAGTTCTTGAATGCGAGTGGTGTGTTTCATCTTTTGGCAAATCATGATCGAATTATTGCCAACTTGGTTACAGAGACACTAGTACCATCGTTGCGTGAGAGGATCAGTTTATTTAGTACTGGTTACAAGGGAAATGAATTGTCATTTAAGAAGAGGTTTAGGGATGAAACTACAAAGTTGAAGTTACAGGAGCGTTATAATATTGAGTTGGCCAAAAGGAAGAACAGAAATTTATTCTCGTACCGAGAAAGTTTAATGAATATGCAGCATTTATTAGATTCTCTTGAGGCCTTGAAACACGATTATTACCAGGATTCCTATGATCTAGTTGAGTCTTCATGCAAGGAtgttttgaaagattttgCGACCCTCACTAGAGCACAAATTGAAATTAGCGAGAATTTGGCAAGAAAAGGCTGGTCAGGGGGCGGCCTTGATAACTTAATTGTAGATGCAGAAGACCCTTTTAGTAAAGATAAAGAGGATACCGATGATAGCGACCTCTACAGAACAAGTAACGGCGGCGAACCTGGGGAAAGCCATGAAGATGCAGATGCTGGCGATTTCAGTGAGTCACTTCCAAGTGACAAAACTGTCAACATTACTACTAACCCCAATGAGGACGACATTTCTAAGAATGACTGCTCTGCTAACCGACATTCAGAGGCAAATATTACTCCAGTATCTTCAGCAGTAAATCATACCATAACACCTTCTAGCTTCAAAATTGATAGCTACGATGGAGTAGAGAATTTAGAGGgttttaaaacaaacaCCCTGGTTGATTACTCATTCTCTCTTCCAGCAACCGGCTCAAAGAGCCAATCACACGAAAATAAAAGTAATGGCGAGAGTGATCGGCAGCGATATCATACAGTTCCGTCCATACCGGAGGAAATAGAAACGTCAGATAATAGTTCTTCAAGATTGGTTTCTGGTGTTAGCAAGTTGGATATAACAGAAGTTAGTACAGATGATTAA
- the MRPL11 gene encoding mitochondrial 54S ribosomal protein uL10m (similar to Ashbya gossypii AGR193C) has translation MQSFHSLCPSKICAFRASLQRGFSGISITRYASTNASRVTVKPVGSRKTFLLDSYKHLMESHPVVLFLHHNNLMKQETAHFRQEIQQLGGRMMVIRNHLFEVYLRNSHRDDPAAPVKSEEQNWNHPLLPLFRGPTAAVAFKDADPHGVSRLLKLLEKAQDKLFVVGAKVESEVFNVEQLQKFKSLPAKPELQGQLLSVLHVLSGAGLIRTLEAGSQVLYLTLKSHEDNINPEKNNKDGSGGI, from the coding sequence ATGCAATCGTTCCATAGTTTGTGTCCATCGAAAATCTGCGCATTCAGAGCCTCTTTGCAACGGGGGTTTTCTGGCATTAGTATTACGAGATATGCTTCTACCAATGCATCACGAGTCACCGTGAAACCTGTAGGCTCAAGAAAGACTTTTCTTCTAGACTCATACAAGCACTTGATGGAAAGCCATCCAGTGGTGctatttcttcatcataatAATCTAATGAAGCAGGAAACAGCACACTTCCGACAGGAGATCCAACAGTTGGGTGGAAGAATGATGGTAATAAGAAATCACCTGTTCGAAGTATACCTCAGAAACAGCCACAGGGATGATCCAGCAGCGCCAGTGAAATCTGAGGAACAAAATTGGAATCATCCTCTGCTGCCACTGTTCAGAGGCCCCACAGCTGCAGTTGCTTTTAAAGATGCAGACCCTCATGGTGTCTCTAGGCTGTTGAAATTGTTAGAAAAAGCTCAAGATAAGTTGTTTGTGGTTGGCGCCAAGGTTGAATCGGAAGTTTTTAATGTTGAGCAGCTGCAAAAGTTTAAGTCCTTGCCTGCAAAGCCCGAGTTACAAGGCCAGTTACTCAGTGTTTTGCATGTCCTGAGCGGAGCAGGCTTGATTAGGACTTTGGAAGCCGGATCCCAGGTTCTATACTTAACCCTAAAATCTCATGAGGATAACATAAATCCagaaaagaataataaGGATGGTTCGGGCGGCATTTAG
- the TRM8 gene encoding tRNA (guanine46-N7)-methyltransferase (similar to Ashbya gossypii AGR192C), with protein sequence MFLKEDPGSRRQAYRAAKEENRKELKHVRIDPTAVEGDGKIDLPKKKFYRQRAHSNPFSDHQLDYPISPSEMDWSKLYPHFYSDVEKGMLKKVTITDIGCGFGGLMIDLSPAFPDSLILGMEIRVQVTNYVEDRIIALRRNHSKTNGYQNINVIRANAMKFLPNFFEKGQLEKMFYCFPDPHFKQRKHKARIITNTLLSEYAYVLKEGGIIYTITDVLDLHKWMVNHLEMHPLFERLDEAWEAEDKCVKIMRVATEEGKKVERKEGDKYVACFRRIANPEII encoded by the coding sequence ATGTTCTTAAAAGAAGATCCAGGATCTAGACGTCAGGCCTACCGTGCCGCTAAAGAAGAGAATAGAAAGGAATTGAAGCATGTTAGAATAGATCCTACTGCTGTTGAAGGTGATGGAAAAATAGACTTgccaaaaaagaagttcTATCGTCAAAGAGCTCACTCTAATCCTTTTTCAGATCATCAATTGGATTATCCAATTTCTCCTTCAGAAATGGACTGGTCGAAGTTGTATCCACACTTCTACAGCGATGTGGAGAAGGGTATGTTAAAAAAGGTTACGATCACGGATATCGGGTGTGGGTTCGGAGGACTTATGATTGATCTTTCCCCTGCTTTTCCAGATAGCCTTATATTAGGAATGGAGATTCGTGTCCAGGTTACCAATTATGTTGAAGATAGAATTATTGCTTTGCGTCGTAACCATTCTAAGACGAATGGctatcaaaatattaacgTCATAAGAGCTAATGCTATGAAATTCCTTCCtaatttctttgaaaagggacagttggaaaagatgttttattgttttcCAGATCCTCATTTTAAGCAGAGGAAGCATAAGGCTAGAATTATAACAAATACGTTGCTTAGTGAATATGCATATGTTTTAAAGGAAGGGggtattatatatacgatTACCGACGTTCTAGATTTGCATAAATGGATGGTAAACCATTTAGAAATGCATCCTCTCTTCGAAAGATTAGACGAAGCCTGGGAAGCTGAAGATAAGTGCGTTAAGATAATGAGAGTGGCTACCGaggaaggaaagaaagTTGAGAGAAAGGAGGGTGACAAGTACGTTGCATGTTTCAGAAGAATAGCAAACCCTGAGATCATTTAA
- the GGC1 gene encoding Ggc1p (similar to Ashbya gossypii AGR191W) — MSNDKKQSALARITGSASAGILEICVFHPVDTISKRLMSNHTKIGSGAQLNEVIFREHAAKPFLKRVFTLFPGLGYAASYKILQRVYKYGGQPFANEFLNKNFKGDFDNAFGAKTGKALRSAAAGSLIGIGEIVLLPLDVLKIKRQTNPDAFRGRGFFKIIKDEGLGLYRGWGWTAARNAPGSFALFGGNAFAKEYILGLTDYSQATWSQNFISSIFGASASLIVSAPLDVIKTRIQNRNFETAESGFTIVKNTLKNEGATAFFKGLTPKLLTTGPKLVFSFAIAQSLIPMFDTLFKN, encoded by the coding sequence ATGTCGAATGATAAGAAACAATCGGCTTTGGCCCGTATCACGGGGTCAGCATCTGCCGGTATTCTAGAAATTTGTGTGTTTCATCCTGTGGACACTATCTCCAAGAGGTTGATGTCTAATCACACCAAGATTGGATCTGGTGCCCAGTTAAACGAAGTTATCTTCCGTGAGCATGCTGCTAAgccatttttaaaacgtGTTTTTACATTATTTCCTGGATTGGGTTATGCTGCATCTTATAAGATTTTACAAAGAGTCTACAAGTATGGTGGCCAGCCATTTGCAAATGAGttcttgaacaaaaacTTCAAGGGCGATTTTGACAATGCATTCGGTGCGAAGACTGGTAAGGCCTTGAGATCGGCCGCTGCGGGGTCTTTGATTGGTATTGGTGAAATTGTTCTATTGCCTTTGGATGTTCTCAAGATTAAAAGACAAACCAATCCTGATGCTTTTAGGGGCCGGGGCTTTTTCAAGATTATCAAGGATGAAGGCTTAGGTTTATACAGAGGCTGGGGATGGACTGCTGCGAGAAACGCCCCCGGATCTTTCGCATTGTTCGGTGGTAACGCGTTTGCAAAAGAATATATCCTAGGGCTAACGGATTACTCGCAAGCTACCTGGAGTCAAAACTtcatatcatcaatttttGGTGCATCTGCTTCTTTAATTGTATCCGCACCTTTGGACGTTATCAAGACTAGAATCCAAAACAGGAATTTTGAAACTGCGGAATCTGGATTCACCATCGTCAAGAATACGTTGAAGAATGAAGGTGCAACAGCTTTCTTCAAGGGATTAACGCCTAAATTGTTGACAACTGGTCCAAAGTTAGTCTTTTCCTTTGCTATAGCTCAGAGTTTGATTCCAATGTTTGACACACTGTTCAAGAATTAA
- the PCF11 gene encoding Pcf11p (similar to Ashbya gossypii AGR190C) → MEDDDKVLKDFVSILDDLTFNSKHIVTSLTKMAEENISYAQQFVDAVEARITKCVPKQKLYAFYALDSICKNAGSPYTIYFGRNLAKLYKQTYLIVDNATRTELITLFKTWMMLLPTGELLFDKDSLERIEQFLIKASSLHQRQAQAMAPPPTVPLLLKEIDKLSILTKERLTKKPDDSKLQTKTILLQQLKQELQREKLPLQALHDFQQQLRHIFAQEQQVWQQQQKEQQQQYLAQQQQVQQQLSESGGAPPSLTHPYEESSLFGNATLSMSFLDSISSPNTSPLAPSTNKVSKVEVLYRNLKHKNLLFEPAKESIVTLASKLEKTINPNKVRLPPFCILQDILGDVRSYYATRNVDILNTPNLQLSQQFVIQKNNPLTEQLIHVLYRAKPNKCTTCGVRFGSSAKERQLEVEHFDWHFRINKRIKGTQNANAIIAKNIQSRSWYLNYEQWIQFKDEDIVSTNVDATAVNNMALALNQATTTTDSDNKAKNELQIRKKYIIVPDGAPDMSFQCPICTEVASAVYDEDLAEWVWRNCIDSNGKYFHATCFYEASNNHTSKDNGSTGIDSDLERLKGLINGNSTKLSE, encoded by the coding sequence ATGGAAGATGACGATAAAGTTTTGAAGGACTTTGTAAGCATATTAGACGATCTTACGTTTAACTCAAAACATATCGTTACTAGTCTTACCAAAATGGCGGAAGAGAATATATCTTATGCTCAGCAGTTTGTGGATGCAGTAGAAGCTAGAATTACTAAATGTGTGCCTAAACAGAAGCTGTACGCATTTTATGCATTGGATTCAATTTGTAAGAACGCAGGATCTCCgtatacaatatattttggCAGAAACTTAGCCAAGCTATACAAGCAGACATATTTGATAGTGGATAATGCGACAAGGACAGAGTTAATAACGCTTTTCAAGACTTGGATGATGCTGCTACCAACAGGGGAGCTTCTTTTTGATAAGGATTCGTTAGAAAGGATTGAGCAGTTTCTGATTAAGGCGAGCTCTCTACACCAGAGACAGGCGCAAGCGATggcaccaccaccaacgGTTCCGTTATTATTGAAAGAAATAGATAAACTAAGTATTCTCACAAAAGAGCGATTAACCAAGAAACCCGATGATTCGAAACTGCAGACAAAAACCATTCTCCTCCAGCAACTGAAACAAGAATTACAAAGAGAAAAGCTTCCATTGCAAGCGCTGCATGACTTCCAACAGCAACTACGGCATATATTCGCTCAGGAACAGCAGGTctggcagcagcagcagaaagagcagcagcagcagtatCTGgcacaacagcaacaagtACAGCAACAGCTATCAGAAAGTGGCGGTGCTCCTCCGTCACTTACGCATCCATACGAAGAATCTTCCCTTTTTGGTAACGCTACACTTTCAATGTCATTCCTTGATAGTATTTCATCCCCCAATACGTCGCCATTGGCCCCATCAACGAATAAGGTTTCAAAGGTTGAGGTGTTATATAGGAATTTGAAGCATaaaaatttgttgtttgaaCCCGCAAAAGAGTCGATAGTCACGCTTGCCTCAAAGTTAGAAAAAACGATTAATCCAAACAAAGTCAGATTACCTCCATTCTGTATTCTTCAGGATATCCTCGGTGATGTGAGATCTTACTATGCCACAAGAAACGTGGATATTTTGAACACACCAAATTTACAACTCTCCCAGCAATTCGTGATTCAGAAGAACAATCCGTTGACTGAACAATTAATTCATGTCTTATACCGTgcaaaaccaaataaatGCACTACTTGTGGTGTTAGATTTGGGAGTAGCGCCAAAGAACGTCAGTTAGAGGTTGAACATTTTGACTGGCATTTCCgtattaataaaagaataaaagGTACCCAAAATGCTAATGCGATAATAGCGAAGAATATTCAATCTAGATCGTGGTACCTAAATTATGAACAATGGATCCAGTTTaaggatgaagatattgtttcTACAAATGTTGATGCAACAGCGGTTAACAATATGGCATTGGCATTGAATCAGGCCACAACAACTACGGATTCAGATAATAAAGCCAAAAATGAACTCCAGATTCGCAAAAAATACATCATTGTTCCAGACGGTGCGCCTGATATGTCTTTTCAATGCCCTATTTGTACTGAAGTAGCATCTGCTGTATACGATGAAGATTTGGCCGAATGGGTTTGGAGGAATTGTATCGATTCTAATGGAAAGTACTTTCACGCAACATGTTTCTATGAAGCCTCCAACAATCATACTTCTAAGGACAATGGTTCAACGGGCATCGATTCTGATTTGGAAAGGTTAAAGGGTTTGATAAATGGTAATAGTACCAAACTGAGCGAGTAA
- a CDS encoding uncharacterized protein (similar to Ashbya gossypii AGR189W) produces the protein MGRLHSRGRSFSNELMTSGNSKRRHDKKRRTVPLSLIGQDDSPSEALRKGPKEKLVSDSVENRIALLKRLKTKSNGHLFDRLKMCTDTEPQEKTPKVQELRQGTGSGLVEPTTATDETSTSSVTKEKVVLGISQGLKSEGYLGLVMDSSDSYMRTINMRSNRVPSQEEMKRLNIDYIPNFSSNKTNANNFKARKLVPNLHGTMETSNCETSRGFDQIPSYKKVYINKGSSKCPDLTKLNSNAFESEPDTASTSTSRHIFSRSASAISLHRFLSGFRYDRKNNHNNHSATLKQLYVNKGINHMDSDGSSSKFTHHNNHNNNNNTTISTNNMNTINTTTNNNRYARIVKLNPNTNHILDTPSTVCSTPELDRYSPDTNGPPVPQLKSTKLPDLRTDKGGAAFRKVSRALDSNRKPTRNTNIQTTLCGSFHDDCAIRNNKLEKYGRSFNHSSELNCMIDSPASNFRNDETCEHAKLKSVNKQCKHHDRKNEHGAAYENKNTKKPSLTTDSADSCEAPKLKPGRKRRKSKSKSDNTQPVASILKSSNGGGDVTFSNQPAVTKKSRSSSPSKRFSRCGFLQLAPMPPPKPLKPPSPNARSPHLNKPMSGSTSPNQKTSNTDISKSRDTERARARKHVTEQKACHGKSKDCHAVNTQCEVCEERHAHDMEIYQAHPTDAYVNTRSNNKNGVHINIASASLSPSRASITGPSPCLSNRCSPCSSNQNDVLQLCPSSILVKEEDPNRSPNSVDINTRDQNELAFLLTAKGAEKHVHNVSRKWKAIKKAKLIRLMEESLASHSPIMSHPNVSSSNNICQVSNFEDVDIKYYQKLPSRLEYLNLYNSNKDHRDNSSDVSPISDMSSTDYPVGTNKRLDLSPRRKASKIIPNFDNSYQVRDRRNGLDSNKKRKREGPISYNISMNRNDPSISPEGNQSPDEETRILQNQVKALATEIMDYEVNVASLHGKLATKQSDIDHLNKLQLKLLDDLEKTAITSKNIQELKKAGLRMQAADEFSLPNSSESFTKGDFPNANIAKQLLESNDIIIKLNEELNSIKDNPISKKQQLIMELKNMYQKLELRSQEMKEISDNVDAKLNEIIQREEDFNNNIEDHPKFIELRDTFLTSKVKLESELQYSKLHYWNLKNNSSQMKRKRNSNVSCCRSINSYVQGKTMRLYLYRLKGL, from the coding sequence ATGGGTAGGTTGCATTCACGTGGACGATCCTTTTCAAATGAACTTATGACTAGTGGTAACTCCAAGAGGCGACATGataagaaaagaaggacTGTGCCCTTAAGTTTAATTGGACAAGATGACAGTCCTAGTGAGGCACTGCGAAAGGGACCTAAAGAAAAATTAGTTTCAGATTCGGTTGAGAACAGAATTGCTCTTTTAAAGCGGTTGAAAACCAAGTCCAATGGTCACCTATTTGATCGTCTGAAGATGTGTACCGATACTGAACCTCAAGAAAAGACGCCAAAAGTGCAGGAATTGCGTCAAGGGACAGGATCAGGGCTGGTTGAACCGACGACAGCGACAGATGAGACATCCACAAGTTCTGTGACTAAAGAAAAGGTGGTTTTGGGGATTTCTCAGGGTTTAAAGAGTGAGGGCTATTTAGGTCTGGTTATGGATTCTTCCGATAGTTATATGCGTACAATAAATATGAGGAGCAACCGTGTGCCATCGCAAgaagaaatgaaaagaCTTAATATTGACTACATACCTAACTTTTCCTCGAATAAAACAAATGCAAATAACTTTAAAGCAAGAAAACTTGTTCCTAATTTACATGGTACTATGGAAACATCTAATTGTGAAACCTCTCGAGGGTTCGATCAAATTCCAAGTTATAAAAAGGtgtatattaataaaggCAGTTCCAAATGTCCTGACTTAACGAAGCTGAATAGTAATGCTTTTGAATCAGAGCCAGACACTGCTAGTACATCTACTAGTCGCCACATTTTTTCACGATCTGCAAGTGCTATTTCTTTACATCGCTTTCTCTCAGGATTTAGGTACGACCGTAAAAACAATCATAATAACCATAGTGCCACACTTAAGCAGTTATATGTCAATAAGGGTATAAATCATATGGATTCCGATGGCTcctcttcaaaatttacCCATCataataatcataataataataataataccacAATCTCCACCAACAACATGAATACCATTAATACTACAACTAATAATAACAGGTATGCAAGGATCGTGAAGCTGAATCCAAACACTAATCATATTCTAGATACACCAAGTACGGTATGCAGTACACCTGAACTTGACAGATATTCACCGGATACGAACGGTCCTCCAGTTCCTCAGTTGAAGAGTACAAAGCTCCCAGATTTAAGAACAGACAAGGGCGGCGCTGCGTTCCGGAAAGTATCTAGAGCGCTTGATTCAAATAGAAAGCCCACAAGAAATACAAACATACAAACGACGCTATGTGGTAGCTTCCATGATGACTGCGCAATCCGTAACAATAAACTAGAAAAATACGGACGCTCTTTTAATCACTCTTCTGAATTAAATTGCATGATTGACAGCCCAGCGAGTAATTTCAGGAACGATGAAACCTGCGAACACGCAAAGTTAAAATCAGTTAACAAGCAATGCAAACATCATGACCGTAAGAATGAACATGGAGCAGCATATGAAAATAAGAATACCAAAAAACCTTCCTTAACGACGGATTCAGCTGATTCTTGTGAAGCGCCAAAATTGAAGCCTGGACGTAAAAGGAGAAAGTCGAAATCAAAGTCGGATAATACTCAGCCCGTCGCTTCAATATTGAAATCCTCAAACGGAGGAGGAGATGTTACATTTTCCAACCAACCTGCTGtcacaaaaaaatcaaggTCTTCTAGTCCTTCAAAAAGGTTTAGTCGCTGTGGTTTCTTGCAATTAGCTCCAATGCCGCCCCCAAAGCCTCTGAAGCCTCCATCTCCAAATGCGCGTTCCCCTCATCTTAATAAACCCATGAGTGGCTCAACATCACCCAATCAAAAAACATCAAACACTGACATCTCCAAGTCTCGCGACACTGAAAGAGCTCGGGCAAGGAAACATGTGACCGAGCAAAAAGCGTGTCACGGTAAGTCAAAAGATTGCCATGCCGTAAATACTCAATGTGAAGTCTGTGAAGAAAGGCATGCCCATGATATGGAAATTTACCAAGCACATCCAACTGATGCCTACGTAAATACAAGATCCAACAATAAAAATGGTGTTCACATAAACATTGCGTCAGCGTCATTGTCCCCATCTCGAGCTTCTATTACTGGTCCTAGTCCATGTTTGTCAAACAGATGCTCACCTTGTAGCTCAAATCAGAATGACGTATTGCAATTGTGCCCAAGTTCCATTCTAGTAAAAGAGGAGGATCCAAATAGAAGCCCAAATTCAGTAGATATTAATACCAGAGATCAGAATGAATTGGCATTTTTACTGACAGCAAAAGGAGCAGAAAAACACGTCCATAATGTAAGCAGGAAATGGAAAGCTATTAAAAAAGCTAAATTAATTCGCCTGATGGAGGAATCACTGGCTAGTCATAGTCCAATAATGTCACATCCCAATGttagttcttcaaataatatctGTCAAGTTTCCAactttgaagatgttgatattaaatattatcaGAAATTGCCATCTCGACTGGAATACCTGAATTTATACAATTCGAACAAGGACCATAGGGACAATTCATCTGATGTGTCACCGATATCTGATATGTCATCTACAGATTATCCTGTAGGCACAAACAAGAGATTAGACCTATCTCCAAGACGTAAAGCGTCCAAAATAATTCCGAACTTTGATAATTCGTATCAAGTTCGTGACAGAAGGAATGGCCTTGATTCCAATAAGAAGAGAAAACGCGAAGGCCCTATTTCTTATAATATATCAATGAATCGAAATGATCCAAGTATCTCTCCAGAAGGGAACCAATCACCTGATGAGGAAACCAGAATACTGCAGAATCAGGTTAAAGCTTTGGCCACTGAGATTATGGATTATGAAGTAAATGTCGCATCCTTACATGGGAAGCTGGCAACGAAGCAGTCCGATATAGATcatttaaacaaattgcaGCTGAAGTTACTGGACGATCTCGAAAAGACCGCTAtaacttccaaaaatattcaagaaTTAAAGAAAGCAGGCCTAAGAATGCAAGCAGCTGATGAATTCTCACTGCCAAATTCCTCAGAATCGTTTACAAAAGGAGACTTCCCTAATGCGAATATAGCAAAACAATTATTGGAAAGCAAcgatattattattaaactAAATGAAGAACTTAATTCTATAAAAGATAATCCAATTAGTAAAAAACAACAGCTGATCATGGAATTAAAGAACATGTACCAAAAACTTGAACTCAGATCTCAGGAAATGAAAGAAATATCAGACAATGTCGATGCGAAGTTAAATGAGATAATTCAACGTGAGGAGGATTTTAACAACAATATAGAGGACCACCCTAAATTCATAGAACTACGCGACACATTTTTGACTTCTAAGGTTAAGTTAGAGTCTGAGTTACAATATTCGAAATTGCATTATtggaatttaaaaaacaattcATCTcaaatgaaaagaaaacggAACAGCAACGTATCTTGTTGCAGGAGTATCAACAGTTATGTTCAAGGCAAAACAATGCGGTTATATCTTTACAGACTGAAAGGTCtataa